The Falco naumanni isolate bFalNau1 chromosome 1, bFalNau1.pat, whole genome shotgun sequence genome window below encodes:
- the ABHD18 gene encoding protein ABHD18 isoform X2, with product MGGALVLESAALLHWLEREGYGPLGMTGISMGGHMASLAVTNWPKPLPLVPCLSWSTASAVFTTGVLSKAVNWRELEKQYFTQTVYEEEIIKMLEYCGTDSFKMGQDFVKNFPDSVDSLEDVDVTSRMFDLDSSNQTVSKEAVHSFATNKSTLSASSERLLMQDAPKMQCINQTFSTSSNSNKNLTSPQGHRINKRRKSDTLQRESLRFMKGVMDECTHVANFSVPVDPSLIIVVQAKEDAYIPRTGVRSLQEIWPGCEIRYLDGGHVSAYLFKQGLFRQAIYDAFDRFLQKYTV from the exons ATGGGAGGAGCTCTTGTTCTAGAATCGGCAGCTCTTTTGCACTGGCTAGAGAGAGAAGGCTATGGACCGCTAGGGATGACTGGAATATCCATGGGAGGACAT ATGGCTTCACTGGCAGTGACAAACTGGCCTAAACCATTGCCATTGGTTCCGTGTCTTTCGTGGTCAACAGCTTCTGCAGTCTTTACTACg GGTGTGTTGAGCAAGGCAGTGAACTGGAGGGAGCTggagaaacagtattttacacAAACTGTTTATGAAGAAGAAATCATAAAAATGCTTGAATACTGTGGA aCGGATTCTTTCAAGATGGGGCAAGACTTTGTTAAAAACTTCCCTGACAGTGTGGACAGTCTGGAGGATGTGGATGTGACTTCCAGAATGTTTGACCTTGATTCTTCAAACCAGACTGTATCTAAAGAAGCTGTTCACAGCTTTGCCACAAATAAAAGTACTCTAAGTGCCTCATCAGAAAGACTCTTAATGCAAGATGCTCCTAAAATGCAGTGCATAAATCAAACATTTTCAACCAGTagcaacagcaataaaaacttAACCAGCCCACAAGGACACAggataaataaaagaagaaagagtgaCACTTTACAGAGAGAATCCTTAAGGTTCATGAAAGGAGTGATGGATGAATGTACACATGTAGCCAACTTCTCAG ttcCAGTTGACCCAAGTTTGATCATAGTTGTACAAGCTAAGGAGGATGCATATATTCCTCGGACTGGGGTGCGCAGTCTTCAAGAAATCTGGCCTGGGTGTGAAATTAGGTATCTGGATGGAGGTCATGTCAGTGCCTACCTCTTCAAACAAGGGCTCTTCAG aCAAGCGATTTATGATGCATTTGACCGCTTCCTTCAGAAATACACAGTTTAA